In the Nothobranchius furzeri strain GRZ-AD chromosome 1, NfurGRZ-RIMD1, whole genome shotgun sequence genome, tctgaagtgtttcgggcaatattatctgctcatattcagccaaatgcctcagaactcattggacggcgcttcacagtgcagatggacaatgacccaaagcatactgcaaaagcaaccaaagagtttttgaagggaaagaagtggactgttttgcaatggccaagtcagtcacctgacctgaatccgattgagcatgcatttcacttgctgaagacaaaactgaagggaaaatgccccaggaacaagcaggaactgaagactattgcagtagaggcctggcagagcaccaccagggatgaaacccaacgtctggtgatgtctatgtgttccagacttcaggctgtaattgactgcaaaggatttgcaaccaagtattgaaatgtataagtttgatttatggttcttattctgtcccattacttttggtcccttaacaagtgggaggcacatatgcaagctgttgtaattcctacaccgttcacttgatttggatgtaaataccctcaaataaaagccgacagtctgcagttaaagcacatcttgttcatttcatttgatatccattgtggtggtgtatagagccaaaaatgttggcattgtgtcgatgtcccaatatttatggacctgactgtatattgtagagataaaatgttatatatatatatatatatatatatatatatatatatatatatatatatatatatatatatatatatatatatatatatatatatatatatatatatataattgtccATATTTCCACATTTTGCCTGGGTCCTCCTCTCATtgcacactcacgtatttagcaacagaacaccactggtgtgagaggttctccactcaacaaCATCAGAGAAggtgaaacagccggctgctaccacttcaactttaggaccaaCGACCAAAGTCCaacaaagaaaaacaccatttaaagcCACGAACAACAATAGATGTTTGGTCCTAGAAAACTATGGCATGTCTGGTTTTTAGCGCGGTCCTATTTCCTCTTGAAATGTAGGTTTCAGGTTCTGGAAGAAGCGTCTtagggaagatacccaaggggaggggtgagagttccgtgaccgtgtttgcgttcaaaacctagcttgttgtgTAAAttcgctaaagcagctttaagatgttgtttaaatttgatatttgagtaatcttaaaACTCTgcctttaaacagtttttttacaCAAAAAAAATGAATATATGTGATTACCTTATCTGAGAATATGAAGCCCATAATTCCAGCAGCAAGCTGCAGCATGAAGATAGCTATCAGAGAAATGCAGAACTAGGACAGAAAGTCGTTGTTACACTGTGTGCATTACATTTCAAACCATTTTTTCTTTAATTTAAATAGTATTTCATGATAGTCTGTTTTTCTTGTACAACTAGAGGCCAGACACAAGAGCATGTTTACAGAACTTCCCCACTTACTGTTTGCAGGAGGCAGATGTTTTCTCGTAAGGAGCCCACGCAGCCGCAGAAGGTGATAATGAACATCAAGACTCCCACAACCATCAGCATCATGGCAGGATCCACTGACAAACAAGCCAGAGCGGTTTCTGAAACAGAAACATTGAAATGATTGGCAGTGGTTACTCCTCTCAAGAAAaaggacaaaaaataaaataaaatacaatcctGGCCTGACTGTCATTTACCAGCATGCTTTGTCAGGCGGGCGAACACGCCGATCGAAACCATCACCAGAGAGATTATCTAGAAGAAGCAGAAACGTTTTACCTGATGTGAGAAGTGAATAAGGCAGGAATGATGCTCTTCTGAGCTGCAAAACCAAATCTTCCTTGTTTGAACTTGTAAACGGAGTGGAATCCTCCTCCCCACCATGCGTTAAAAACATGCCCAGCGGGGATGTGTGAGCCACACGTTTTACCAAAAGACCTAGATTATCGTGTTGAAATTCAGTCTGAGTCCACTTAAACTTTCATTTTAATGATTACATTTCCCATTTAACTAAATCAGCCAGACTGTAATCCTTTTCTGTTAGAAAATAAAGACAATTTCAGTCAGCTCCAGTCAAAGGAAGGTCCTGGAAACCCTGAATGGAACAGATCCAGTTACCACAAACACTGCGCCCTCATGAGATGGAAGGGAAAAGCTGGATTACAAAGTTTCTAGTTTCACTCTGAATCAACCAGACTTGACACCTGGAGTATTTGGGTTCACAAAGTCTTGAAAAACACTGAGCTAGATCTTTAGCTGGTAGATTAATAATCAACAGAAACAAACAACACAAAATTTTaaaggaaaatgtaaacaaaaggcACATGACTGCAATAATAAATTTCTTTAATGAACCTAATGGCCAGAGGAAAATGTCAAAGCACATTCCACAAAGCGTCAGGTGTTTAGCCTGGTCTTGTTTGTACAAGTCATGCTTACTCATATTGCTGAacatggaaaaacaaaacaatgaaaGACCATCCCTTTAAGATCCTGTCTCAGAAACTTTTTTGCAGGATTTTTTGCACAGAAGCCTAAAAACGTCAGCAGCAGGTTTAATCTGTAACTAGAATTCAGCTCTAAAAATGCAAACAGAAACTGGTCACCTGACACTGAAACCCTCTTATATGAACTTTGCTTTCTTAACAACTCACTGCAGGTTTTTCTCAGTTGCAGCTGAATTATGTTGCATTTAAATTAGAAAGCTGGAGGCAAACGCCCTTTCTGATGGCCtgatacagaaagaaaaactattaAATCTCATCTTGTCAAACAAATGCATTGACATGTATGAATCAAACAAATTGTAGCAAAAGCTGGAAATAAACCCTGTTTAAGTCTAATTCCCTATTTTCATGAATCATAAATTATTGCGCATAAAGAAAAACAACCCAACCAATAGGTGGTTCGGCTACTCACccagaaaataaaattaaaaataaacagcAGGTACTTCACAACTGGACTAACATATGTGAAAGCCTCGCTGGATACAGGTGTGCCTCTGCGTTTAACTTCCATGACGATAGAGCGCGTTATCCTCGTATGCGTAAAGGCCAGAAGTAAGCGGGGAAAGCGCGTTCCTGAAAGTCAAACCTCGCAGGTCCCGTCAGCATGATGATGACTGATATTAGTTTGCTGTAACCGCAGCCAGGTAGCCTGCAGGAACTCATGAGCACCAACTGGGCGTGTGGGTGTTACCATTTGTGTCAGGTGATCATGCTGTGCGCAACTTGCAGGCGCTCCCAAACCTTCTCCAAGTAGTTTTTTTTCCATACTTGTATGAAATATGTGTGATCCCCCAAAACAAAACAATGAACTCTAATTTACAAGCACTTTATTTTAAGATCTTCCGTGAATGtgttttttgcttgtttttacgagtTTAGTTGAGAGGAATCTTCACTTTATTTTTAGCCGAAATAACAGAAAAAGATTTGCAATGCATTAAAATATTTTAGACTATTTAGTTAGTGATGAGCTTGGTGCACATTTTCATATCAATCTGCAAAACTATTTATGGAACAAATAAACACTTACATTGATGTTTTCTATTCAAATAAGTTCTATTAACTATTATTAAATACCAGAATTGTTGATATATTCTCAAAATTGAAATTTAAAGTAAAAAACCCACaccgacttttattttgaaggaagacGCAAAACACACGTACGTGTGACGTTGACTGCTTACccgaaagtgtttttttttagctCAGGAAGAAACGTATTTGAGCAAATTTGCTGTCTGTTTAATCATCTATGAGCGATATTATGGCGCGAAACAGCAAAGGTTTgtgtaacagtttatttaactgtatGTATGTTTCTGTGCTTTGTTTATTTTGTAGAAAAATAATTCctaagctaacgttagctaatCTTTTGTACTGTGTTGGGAGGTTACCTGAAGCCAAATCAGCTACAAATGGCTGTAGTAAACACTTGTAGgataacttttattattattcattCCCCGGGTTTGTCTGCAGACTCTCTTCTACCTCCAGCCTCCTTACAGCTGCTTGTCCCTCCTGTAAGACTCATGTCAGCCTTTATGTGGAAAGTGGTGCTGCAGGATGATGGGGTGAAACAGTATAACCATCTGCTGGACCTcatcagtttgacaacagagattGTCCCGGAGGTCCTCGGTCCCAGCCAGAAGGCTCAGCTCATCCTGGGCCTGAGAGCTAAGGTAAGGAATGCTGCACCACCTAATTATAATCAAAGCAAATGCATATGTTTAGCATTCTGGTTATGTTACAGTTATTGTCTGAAACAGTGTAAAACACAAATGTCAGCTTCATCTGCTTAAATGAAACCGTGATATGATTAGCCAAGCTCGCGTTATCAAATCTCAACATATTGTGGAGAAACAAGGAAGCTGAACTTGGGTCCGTTTTTAAACTTCCTATTCTGAGAAGGGGAGTTCCTACTCATTTTTCCAGTCCATGAGCGTATTTAATCAGCTCTGTTTAAACTAGATTATTCCATTTATTtattcttaacaagaaccaaaagaACTGAGCAcagcactcctgttcttaaatctctatacTGGTTACCTATAAACGACAGAatcgatttcaaagtgcttctactagtgtaTAAATAACTCAGTGGCATGGAGTACATgtcggatctccttcctgtatgtACGCCCAGCAGGACTCTGAGAtccataggaaacagtcagctggtagaacctcaagtcagaaccaaacagggtggagctgcttttagctactatgatgGAATCggattcctcatgacctcaaatgtgccccaactctagtaacgtttaaataaaaattgaaaaccttcatgtttttatcagcttttgaataaatgttcttatgctgcaccttctgcactgtaactgctcaccctttaactttgcctttgtttctttttaatttttaaatgatATTTTCTGTCACGTTTATTGTAATGTTCTTTCtacctggaaagcacattgaattgcctctgtgtgtgaagtgtgctatataaataaagctgcctcgcCTTGCCTATACGCTGCCCCAGCTGGTTCTGGAGCTGTGTCGTGGTGATGGTGTTGCAAACCTGAAGACCATTCAAGACCACCTGGATAAAATCCATGTCTGCTGTGTTGAACTAAGCAACAGTGGTCAAATGGTGAGGATGTAAAAAGCCTTACAACACGGTTCACCCACAAAAAAATACAGAATTCTATAACTACTTATGTACTTATGTACTTTTGACAGGATAGTTCTGATATTCTGAAGACATCTTATAGCAACTTTGCCAACCTGGTGCAGAGCATTTTAAATGTCCCCTCGGAAAAGGAGTTCTTCTTCAAAGTGAGTCTGCAAAGAGAATGCTTTGTGTGTCCTAAAGCTGCTTTACTGAGTCTGCAGAACAAGCTGGCTTTTAAATACAGACATATGGGGACGCTCATCGCCACAGTACACTagagagcactaaacaccagttgcaGTTTTTTATGTCCAAACgaaattatgtttttctttttgggactctggtagtttgtcctgaagttgaaatggtagcagccagatttttctctttctctgacattattgagaggagaacctctcacaccagtggtgttctgttgcaaaatgtgcAAGTCCGTAATGAgaggaggacccaggtaaatgcagAGATGTGGTGGTTCAGTGAGAtggacaactggatggtccagtcATTGACTTTGGGCTGCatcgtgttattggctgaggtttttagacaaatgcaagataaccactttattgttattattattatttttatcttgaaaaaAATGTATGGCTACACTGTGTAAGAATGCtgttaactcatttactgcctgctgtttcctgatcagaaagcccctgactgccaaTGTTTTTGGGTCACAGAAGATTGCGCtctatgatgtcaacgccaaaactaccaaaacaaagagtagactcacttcttacatcaggaagaacccGCGTGTTTCTAGTGTTATCCGTTCTTCCATCATCCGTCGTCGAATTGTGAGcctcagaagcttttccggttcatgcGTAGCTTTTTTCACAGCAACGTCTCAAAACagtctaacacatggattttccacTTCCTGATCaagtgacgtgtgacatacgtggatgaagatcagctttagaaacGTGATGATTATTTTCATGGCGTGGTGGCTCGTTCCAAATGCCTGCCCCGTAAAAAAATGCAGTTGATGACTTCAGTCGTCTATGGCAGcgagcggttggatttaaaatgacgacttttgtcatgaaTAGCAGTAAAGGAGTTAAGATGCATTAAAACATttgaagctagcttgttttgcagatttggcaTTGTACCTTTTAAGGCAAGCAGATTAGTTTCTCTTTGATGAAAACAAGTAAAAGCAGCAGTGCTGTTTACTTGGAACGTAGACATGGAAGACATAGAAGTTTTAGTAAACCTTTTCTTTGAATACAAAGCTCTGAAATCATACTTGCTCCATGTTTAGAAATTCTGGAAACATTTTTAAGTGGTAAAGGTACAACAAGAACGAATTTTACAGTGtaatgatcacaaaacatttgaatgtttcaaacatgttggaaggaaggttacattgaaacagattcctttctcagccggctgggggttgtctttgtttacaatcagtgagCCTGCAGATTTGCCAAGTCTGCGCCATCTAAAGCTGCTGAGCTGGTGTTTGGCAACAACcggtaaaaagctccagagtaTGTTAGCTCGGAAGTTGTTTCTTGTACCCCCAAGAAGCCACAACATCCTTTTGTTTCACTCTAAcatcaggtgaagcaggctagaggctcacATTGAGCTAAAAATGCTAACAATGAATTAGAAACAAGTAGTCGGCACTAAAAATATGTCAAGCAACTTTTTCACTTATCAACAACTCAATTTTAaagtgaaatgtgtttattttttttattgctctgtgtatgactcgtctttgcttgtcatctagaatcttctgccgctgatctgtaactggcaacagaaAACTCAGAACGAGAGGGAGAGTGTCACTCGTTTGTTTTGAAacctggactgcagtacccagatttgaccacaggatgtcattcttacttcatgcccTTTTAAAATCTGACTCTCTCTGACTGTAGCAAGTTTTTCCTGAGAACTACGGTTCTGCCTTTAACCAAAGGATCCAGCAGCTTGTATCGCTGTTTCTATCCAGAATGGAGGAGCTGCTGCCCATACCAAACCTGCAGCAGGTACTTCAGCAGATAACACAAAATCAGACTTGCCAACCTGTATGCGTTTTGTGTAGTCAGTACGCAATTTGGCATCTATTTACgctggtacgactcacccctctaAACCAAGAAAAAAACTGCGGATACGTGAGTTGAATTCTGTGGCGAATACGCACGTGTGGTACTCATGTCTGACAACACGACTCAGCGGCGTGCGTGCCAGCGGGCCGGACCAGCAGTCTTTTGGTGAATGTGAACGCGTAACATTACTTTCACTGTTGAATATTCAAGCCGAAATCTgagtgaaaaaaataaaacatctgcGACTAAAGAGAAAgaggcagctgtgtgtgtgtgtgtgtgtgtgtgtgtgtgcattttagcctttatgttttttttacacggtTGGCAGGTCTGCAAAATGTTCTGCTTTGAGGTCTGTGTGTTCCAGTGAGCAGTGTGCATGTTTTTTATGTTTCAGACAGCTCTTTGGCTCTCCGAATCATTTGGTTCTGAAGAGTTTGCACATTACCTGACGGAACCATTTCCCCTTAAGACTCTGCTGCTTCATCACAGAGCGTTGGGGACTCTCAGTTCAGGTAAGACAAACCGTTTTATTGTAATTTATCCAAAAGTGACTCCGGTCTGTAAAACTTTCCTGTCTCTTAGCTTGTTCAAGTAATGAAGAGGACGTCATTCTTTCCACGCTGGCCATCTCGAATCAAACTGAACACCTTATTCAGGTCGATGCTAATAAATATGACAGCGAGGTCGAGATCCTTGCGCTGGAAGATTTGGAAGAAGACTTAAGCTATGGCACGGATAACTCAGATGATTGGATGCAAAAAAACAAATCAGGTCAGTAGATCGGGAATTCTTTGAATTCAGGCTGTTTTAGCTCACGACACTGGTCTGTGTTTTCTCTCATGTTTAGATTCCCTGTCTCCCTTAGATCAGGTGAGCAAGAGTCCAAGCAAACGGCGTGAACAGAAGACTGTTCAAGAGCACAAGTGTGAGCGTCACAAGACGGCTCCTAGTCGGAAAAATAAATCTGTGAAAAAAATAATAACCAAGACTTTGCGAAAAAGCCCAGCCTCGAACACTAAAGATAAGAATCGAGATGttgaaacaaagagtcggaggagAGGCAAACAGAAGGAAAGTGTTGTAAAAAAGAATGACCAGGAGAGGAAGGACAGCTCGAAAAAGAAAAATCAAAAAAAGCCAACAGGGGAGGATAAAAGGTTTCTGAGCACACGACCTGTGATCAAAAACTTCACAGAGGAGGACATTAAATGTGCCACCTGTGAAAAGGTCTTTGAACACCCTAATCAGCTGAGGAACCACACGAAGCTGCACAGCTTCCAATTTATTTGCATCCAGTGTGAGAAGGGGTACCAGAGCCAGTCAAGGCTTTATCATCATCAGaggcttcacaataaaagccgGAAAGTGACGTGTAAACAATGCAACAAAGGATTCTCGTGCAGCAAATCTCTCGAGCAGCATGAATGTCTGCAAGATGGTCCCACCAACATCTGCAgcatctgtgataaaaactttagcAAAAGCGGCTTTCTAAGACACATGCAGATGCACAGAGGGGAGAGGAATTTCCTCTGCACCACCTGCGGAAAGACGTTTTTGTCCTCGGGGGAGCTGGTGCTGCACAATCGGACCCACACAGGTGAGCTGCCGTACACCTGCGTGCACTGCGGGAAAGGTTTCTCCTGCAAAAGTCACCAAATCGTCCACATGCGTTCCCACACCGGAGAGCGCCCGTACCTTTGCTCCGAGTGCCCGAAACGTTTCCTCACCCTGAACTGTCTCAAGAGACACACACTCAGCCACAACGGCGTGAAACCCTTTAAGTGTGCGAAGTGTGAGAGAGAATTCTCCCAGCAGGGGAATTTGAAAAGACACATGGTGGTTCATAAAAATGACACATGATGTGTCCATCATCAGGAAAACCTCATCTGGTCACAGATGTTGACTT is a window encoding:
- the LOC107385273 gene encoding zinc finger protein 566 isoform X1 produces the protein MSDIMARNSKDSLLPPASLQLLVPPVRLMSAFMWKVVLQDDGVKQYNHLLDLISLTTEIVPEVLGPSQKAQLILGLRAKLVLELCRGDGVANLKTIQDHLDKIHVCCVELSNSGQMDSSDILKTSYSNFANLVQSILNVPSEKEFFFKQVFPENYGSAFNQRIQQLVSLFLSRMEELLPIPNLQQTALWLSESFGSEEFAHYLTEPFPLKTLLLHHRALGTLSSACSSNEEDVILSTLAISNQTEHLIQVDANKYDSEVEILALEDLEEDLSYGTDNSDDWMQKNKSDSLSPLDQVSKSPSKRREQKTVQEHKCERHKTAPSRKNKSVKKIITKTLRKSPASNTKDKNRDVETKSRRRGKQKESVVKKNDQERKDSSKKKNQKKPTGEDKRFLSTRPVIKNFTEEDIKCATCEKVFEHPNQLRNHTKLHSFQFICIQCEKGYQSQSRLYHHQRLHNKSRKVTCKQCNKGFSCSKSLEQHECLQDGPTNICSICDKNFSKSGFLRHMQMHRGERNFLCTTCGKTFLSSGELVLHNRTHTGELPYTCVHCGKGFSCKSHQIVHMRSHTGERPYLCSECPKRFLTLNCLKRHTLSHNGVKPFKCAKCEREFSQQGNLKRHMVVHKNDT
- the LOC107385273 gene encoding zinc finger protein 566 isoform X3, which encodes MDSSDILKTSYSNFANLVQSILNVPSEKEFFFKQVFPENYGSAFNQRIQQLVSLFLSRMEELLPIPNLQQTALWLSESFGSEEFAHYLTEPFPLKTLLLHHRALGTLSSACSSNEEDVILSTLAISNQTEHLIQVDANKYDSEVEILALEDLEEDLSYGTDNSDDWMQKNKSDSLSPLDQVSKSPSKRREQKTVQEHKCERHKTAPSRKNKSVKKIITKTLRKSPASNTKDKNRDVETKSRRRGKQKESVVKKNDQERKDSSKKKNQKKPTGEDKRFLSTRPVIKNFTEEDIKCATCEKVFEHPNQLRNHTKLHSFQFICIQCEKGYQSQSRLYHHQRLHNKSRKVTCKQCNKGFSCSKSLEQHECLQDGPTNICSICDKNFSKSGFLRHMQMHRGERNFLCTTCGKTFLSSGELVLHNRTHTGELPYTCVHCGKGFSCKSHQIVHMRSHTGERPYLCSECPKRFLTLNCLKRHTLSHNGVKPFKCAKCEREFSQQGNLKRHMVVHKNDT
- the LOC107385273 gene encoding zinc finger protein 432 isoform X2; this encodes MSDIMARNSKDSLLPPASLQLLVPPVRLMSAFMWKVVLQDDGVKQYNHLLDLISLTTEIVPEVLGPSQKAQLILGLRAKLVLELCRGDGVANLKTIQDHLDKIHVCCVELSNSGQMDSSDILKTSYSNFANLVQSILNVPSEKEFFFKQVFPENYGSAFNQRIQQLVSLFLSRMEELLPIPNLQQTALWLSESFGSEEFAHYLTEPFPLKTLLLHHRALGTLSSACSSNEEDVILSTLAISNQTEHLIQVDANKYDSEVEILALEDLEEDLSYGTDNSDDWMQKNKSDQVSKSPSKRREQKTVQEHKCERHKTAPSRKNKSVKKIITKTLRKSPASNTKDKNRDVETKSRRRGKQKESVVKKNDQERKDSSKKKNQKKPTGEDKRFLSTRPVIKNFTEEDIKCATCEKVFEHPNQLRNHTKLHSFQFICIQCEKGYQSQSRLYHHQRLHNKSRKVTCKQCNKGFSCSKSLEQHECLQDGPTNICSICDKNFSKSGFLRHMQMHRGERNFLCTTCGKTFLSSGELVLHNRTHTGELPYTCVHCGKGFSCKSHQIVHMRSHTGERPYLCSECPKRFLTLNCLKRHTLSHNGVKPFKCAKCEREFSQQGNLKRHMVVHKNDT